From Kitasatospora sp. MAP12-44:
GCGCAGGGCGCCGAGGAGTTGGCCGCGCTGTTCGCGAGCACCCCGCCCGGCGAGCCGGTGTGGACCTGGTCGGCGGAGCAGAGCGCCGGGTTCTGGCTGCGGATGCAGGCCATCGAGGCCGCCGTCCACCGCTGGGACGCCGAGCACGCGCTCGGCGACACCCAGCCGATCGACCCCGACCTCGCCGCCGACGCCATCGCCCAGACCTTCGAGGTGATGGCCCCCGCCCGCCGCAGCCTGCGCCAGGCCCCGCCCGGCTCCGGCGAGCGCATCCGCTTGCGCCGTACCGACGGCCCCGGCACCTGGACGGCGCACTTCGACGGCCCCGATGTCCACCTCGACGCCCGCCCCGACGCCCGCCCCGACGGCGAAACCGGCTCCTGCGACGTGGAGTTGGCCGGCCCGGCCGAGGAGCTGATGCTCTTCCTCTGGCAGCGCATCCCCGCCGCCCGCTTGGAGACCAAGGGCGACCAGGCCGTCCTGGACCGCTACTTCACCCTCGTCCCACCGGTCTGACCCACCCTCGCCGACGCCTTCG
This genomic window contains:
- a CDS encoding maleylpyruvate isomerase family mycothiol-dependent enzyme; translated protein: MDYVLRFRRDVLAFEAAIRLAAAAETALLVPSCPGWAIGDLAMHLGGVHRYVAHVLRGRLQEPPDSTDLAILHLPADATGWPDPQHAPNRAPVPPGLADWFAQGAEELAALFASTPPGEPVWTWSAEQSAGFWLRMQAIEAAVHRWDAEHALGDTQPIDPDLAADAIAQTFEVMAPARRSLRQAPPGSGERIRLRRTDGPGTWTAHFDGPDVHLDARPDARPDGETGSCDVELAGPAEELMLFLWQRIPAARLETKGDQAVLDRYFTLVPPV